Proteins encoded within one genomic window of Acidiferrobacter thiooxydans:
- a CDS encoding shikimate kinase: protein MRVGDERIFLVGPMGAGKSTIGRCLAERLGREFCDCDQEIERRTGASVSLIFAVEGEAGFRRWEALVLEDLVCRPNLVLATGGGAILAPGNRALLKAHGKTVYLHADWQTLWERVRRDRHRPLLHTEDPQARMAALMRERDPLYREVADLIVDTDRRAPHVAARLIVCGLKRVSGVDAEA from the coding sequence ATGGGGGCCGGGAAGTCGACCATCGGGCGTTGCCTGGCCGAGCGTCTGGGGCGGGAGTTTTGCGACTGCGATCAGGAGATCGAACGGCGGACCGGGGCCAGCGTCTCGCTGATCTTTGCCGTCGAGGGCGAGGCCGGGTTCCGCCGCTGGGAGGCGTTGGTGTTGGAGGATCTCGTGTGCCGGCCGAATCTCGTCTTGGCCACCGGCGGTGGTGCGATCCTGGCCCCGGGCAACCGCGCGCTTCTGAAGGCGCATGGTAAAACCGTCTACCTGCACGCCGATTGGCAGACCCTGTGGGAGCGCGTGCGTCGCGACCGGCATCGACCGCTTTTGCATACCGAGGACCCGCAGGCGCGGATGGCAGCGCTCATGCGCGAGCGCGATCCGTTGTATCGCGAGGTCGCTGATCTCATCGTGGATACCGACCGGCGGGCGCCGCATGTCGCCGCGCGGCTCATCGTGTGCGGCCTAAAGAGGGTAAGCGGTGTCGACGCTGAGGCTTGA